The genomic stretch GTAATGACGTGCAGGTGTTCATCATGCCTAGATCATCTGGTGAAATCATGGTGCTGTTTTGAAATAGCTAACTTAAACTTGAGTTTCTCTTCATGGAGGTTGGACGCTTTTATATTAACTGATCAGACTATGCCACAAAAAAGGCTGTTAACAGAATATGGAGAATTTTTGTTCGGTGTCAACATGGACCAGTGAACAAATGGTAGATTGATTGCTTGCTTGACATTACTACATATCTACAAGCACGTGATGGCTTGCATTAGATTTTTTGTCTGCTTGATATTACTACATAATTACAAACCGCTCCCCCAGATTTTATCCATCTAatatatttttccttttttatggCAAAAACCAAGCAGGCATCTGTATCGCAATGTCCCTGTGGAGCCAATCTCGAATGTGGCAAGTGGTGAAGATTCTTGGATTCTGAGCTTGTTTCCGAGGTTTCTTCCTATTCCCGTCCCAACATCTTCGTTGCTATATTTGTCTTCTCGTTGTTTCTGTTATATAATGGAGTTTATGGTTTGAATCTATCATTGGATTGTTTTATTTCCCCACCGGTGCTACGAATCCGTCCTCTAGTGTTCAGAAATGCAGTTGGAATACACAACTGGATATATTGAAACCCTCATATCCACGTTGGATAAGCATTGTCGCCTCTTGCTAGAGAGGGTTCACTAGCATTGTCACCTCGTGGATAACCTTGTCAATCCCCATATCTACGTGAGGTAAGCATTGTCGCTTCCTAATCGAGGGGATTCAGTGGCATTGCCGCCACATTGATAACCTTGTCAGCCTGAGCGGTCCTTCGCAAGGTTTACATATAGTACATGGTTCAACGTCTTATGGTCCTATGTCGTAAGTATGTGTATTGGATAAACTCCGACGAATGTTGATGGTCTGTAGAATACAAACACATACAATAAGTATTTATGTCTTTCTTGTATTACTTATCAACAAATTTATATTGCTTTCTTGATTTTAAAAAATTTACACATGGAttactttctttcttttcttatcAAAAAATTCTCATCTCTCCGGTAAGACACAATGTCAACATGATACACGGTCCTCCTAGATATTTAGAGGTACATGGGTTATCTTATATAGTCCTAATAATCATGCCACATGTACAAGCAATGATTGAGAAGATCAATTGGGATGCATGCGGCCCTCAAGAAAAAAACTACAATAAACACCCACATAGTACATTATTGCATCTCATAGAAGAAACAAGTCAAAAAAATCATAAGAATTCCACAATTACGTCTCTTTTTGCCCTTCTCATAGATCCGTGTGTGATCTCGTCGTCATATGGTGTGACCATGTATAGCCCATGCGGTCCTCAACATAATTCCTAACTAGTACACCTCGTAGTACCATCTAGTCCTTTATGTTTCCTCTATGAATTTGATGTATCGTTTAATATATATTACTCAAGGCACATACTAGTTGGATTACACAATTGAATGTATTGAAGTCCTCATATCCACATTGTGTAAGCATTGCCGCCTCTTGCTGGAGAGGGTTCAGTGGCATTGCTACCAAAAGCAACAAATAAAACAGAAAGAGTTATGCGCATCATTAACTTCTCCCGGGGCATAGATACAGGCTATTTGAAAGCCTTATATGGGGGATAGACATATGCTATGTTGACTGACTATCTCGCCATAAACAACTTCATAACTAAATTCGGTAAATAGTAAATCTAACAATGTGGGATACATTAAAATAACTTCAGGCAGTAAATTAGAACACACAGCTAAGGAAGACATCATAATATAAAATAACACTTTTCAACAAAACTACTCTCTAATAAAAAAAAGGTTCCAAATGGCAGCACATACAACACCACAAGCCGCCCCTGAGCTGATCATTTACTGCCTAAACCTGCAGCTAGATTGCAGACTGACCTGCTTTGAAAATGGTGGCCAACAAGCGCATCTGCAATTGACGGGTACTTATCTATTGATTTTTAAACTTCAGCGTCGTCTATAATTGTCTAGAACACTAAAGCACATAATTAATTTATGAAGCAAACAGGAGTAAGTCGAACGCATTTGCAACTGGCAGGAAAAGATCTGAACAAAAATCTTTATGTGTACTGATGCACAAGATTCACTGTTAGCTATTGTAAAAATGTTGTGAATTTATTTATAAAGTTTGGAAAGGTTTTCCGAATATAAATTTGTAGTAATTTGTCATATGGATTATCATACAATCTACCACAAAAAATGAACTCAAAGAACTGGAGAGGAACTTATAATACTGTAGCAAGCCAATTTATTGAGATCGAACAAAAAAAGCAGAGGGAACCAATTGAAGGAAATGGGGCTCGCAAGGCTGGGTGCTGTGATAAAAATGGCACCTCCAGTTTTTTAAAAAGGGAAACGCAGAGTGCATACCAAAGAAACAGATCACGGGGAAGCCTCGGGTCGCCGTCGCCCATCCCCATACTTGGCGCAACAGTCAAGCGAGCCCGACTCCGGTACTGAAGAGCGAAGCTGTGAAGCTCCCTTGACGCTGGAAGAGCACGCGGCGTGGCGACTGGCGAGGCCCGACCACTGTACTCCATGAATCCGGGGATCTCACCTGAGTAGCAGACCGGTAAATCCTTGGTGGCCGCCATGGAGAAGCTATCTCAGATCTTCGCCAGATCTGGTCGACACACGGACGAGCAGAGGCAGAGGAGGCGAGGACAGTGAGAACGATGGACCTGCATCGCCGGCGGCGTCTAGATCTAGATGTCGATTCCGCTCTCGCCTGAGGGTGTGACTTGTGAGTCTCGTCTCCCCTTGTACAGTTACCATACACGTAAGCAGGGCCCCACCGTATACTCCCGTATCGTACTGCTGCAATCTCGTATTGGAAAAAAGGCCCGGTCAAACCTTGCAGCTGGTGGGCCCGGAGCGGGAATcttacagcgacgacgacggctgtTGATACCAACAACGCCCGAGATCAGCTGCGCGAACCCATTTTCGATGTCGTCCTGGAGCAAGAAGCCACCGGGCGGGGTCAAGCCGGCCTGGTAGGTGATGCTGGCCACCAGAATTGCGAACAGGATGAACCGCCCTCCCTTGTCCACCATCGCACTGGTCGCAGCATCGTCATCATCTTTGTCCGCGCTGCCCAGCCCCAGCGTGAAATACTGAACGTGGACGACCACGTAGACCACCGCGGCACCAGCGATGCCCACGGCATACATGGAGGAGATCTGGTCCCGGCAGCTCCCGATTGCATAAGCAACCACGAGGCTGAGCAAGTCCAGTATCATGGTCGCTTGCAGTGCGTGGTGCTCACTCAGGTAGCTTTTCTGGCCAAGCAAGATGGCAAGCAACGAGGCAACGAAGGCAACCGAATTGCAGTAGAAGAAAGCTTTGTACCTCGTGGGGTTGGTCGTGAGGAGGATCGGGTCACCGGCCTTGTGGCCGTCCTGCCAGACGCCCCCGGGCGGATACATCCCGGCTTGGTAAGTGACGGATACCGCAAGGCCAGCGAGCAGTTGCACGAGAGAGGATGCCCGACGACGTTGCCTTTCTGCGACGGCCTTCAAATCATCTCTGGTGCAAGCGAGAGTAGTTAAGCTCATGATTGATTTGCAGATCGACTATGCATGGTACGATACTAGAGTAATATATAGGGCTTATAGATCGGCATATTACCTGCTGCCGGCGGTGCCATCATTTGTACTTGTGCTGCCGGTGCCTTCATTACCTTGAGCTTTCTCAAACAAACAAGAGAAGCGCCCGCCAAGTTTCTCAAACAAGCCAGAGAAGCGCCCACGAATAGCCACATATAATATGACGTAGCCCCCGACGGCCGCAAATAAGCTGCAGATCATAGTGATGGACGTGTGGCGGCCCCTGCTGCTGCCGACGGTGTACGCCACCATGAGGTAAAGCAGCGACATCTTCATGAAGGAAGCCACAAACCTAACTTGTAGTCCGCTGCACATAAGGAGGAAGACGCCGAACAGGGAGGAAGCAAATTGCCCGGTGTTGAAGTAGAAGAACAGGTGCAGGAGTTTGCTGCGCAGAATGGCGTCGCCTGGGCGGTGGCCGCCCTCGGCGCTGTCCCAGAAGCCACCCGGCGTGCTCAGCCCGCCCATGTAGGAGATGGTCAGCGCGAACATTGATAGCGGCGCCATAAGCTTGCCGAGATTCTTTTCAATctcgtcctcctcatcatcaccCCATAGCCCGAACATCAAAGACTGCAACATGACGTTGAGCACGAGAATGGCCAGAAATACGAAGAAGACAACGACCCTGAATTTGTCCCAGCAAGCCCCGGTACCATAGGCCGCGATGAAAGCCAACGCGGCCGTCCCCATGAGAAGCTGCAGCGGCAGGTCGAACCTACGCCCGCTTTTCTTGAGGCGGGCGTTGAGAATCAGGGTGAGGACAACCACCATTAGCGACAATGTGAATGCGGCGGCGTTGAAGTAGAAGAACACAAGGTACCGGCGGTAGTGGGTGGAGCGCATGATTGGGTCGCCGGGGAGGTGTCCGGCCATGTCCTGCCAGACACCACCTGGAGGGTTGAACCCCACTGCATACGTCGCGCTCGCCATGAGCGTGGCCAGCATCAGGGTGTTCTTTCTCCTATAGCAGTCAACATGTTGACGGTCGGTGGTAGACACGGCTGATTCCATGGGGATACCGATGGTGCCTCAAACCTCACCTCTCGGTTTGAAGACATATAGCTGGAGCTCTCGTCAAGATATAGTAGCAGCGAGGAGGCTTTTCCCCAGCGATCATGTGTCAACCATGTGACAAGGGCCGGTCCGGCCTTGATATGAATTTAAGCCACGTGGAGCCAAACTGCTTTAGCAAAGTAAAGTTGATCACGTTCTAGGCCGGTATTCCTTGCGTGACACTGTTGCAAGTTACATTTACCACTTTTGTTTAACTGGCAGACAACCACAATGCTAGTTAGTATAGACTGTAGTAACTTACTACCGAAAGTACCAATGAACCAAGCAATCGCAACGCCCAAGAAATCACAACACGATGAGGGCAATTGTTTATAAGGTTCGGTGAGCTCGCTTACTTTGGGACTCTCCTCCCTCTAAGGCCTCGTTCATTTTGCTGGGATTGAATCCAAACATGGATTCCACCCAGACATGGATTTGGTTAATCCAAGCCTTCCACCCGAACCCCAACAATCCAGATTTATCCCTTACTCATAATCCCTTGCATGTCTTCACCCATTTGGTTAATCTCTGCCCAGATCCCGTCTATAATCGCTTTTCTCGCATCCTGCTTCGTGAAATTTTTTCCAGTGGTGGCGATAGATTTTTTCCAGATCTTGTTAGTACAAGATGACGGGATGGGCTGGGCTAATATTCCCGTCGGGGTGTAACCGAAGAGAAAGCTTTTGGTGGGCTGGAAAAAATACCGCGTCGGGCTGGAAAACCAGAACCAGGCCTCAATCCAGATCAATCCCTGGCTCCCAGGGATTAAACGAACAAGGCCTAATACTGCAACACCTGGTAGCCATTGGCGTCCGCACAAGCCACTGGCTGCATACATGTCACTATCGAATCGTCATGTGTTACAACTTGTGGTACCTCCTCAACACTACTTGTACCATACTCacatctattacaactctaagtcCAAACATAACCCAACTCATGGATAATATTCAGCGAAACACAAATCTTTCACGTAATTTTCCTTTGACATACAACAAATCAAATACTTCTTGCAAAGAAAAGGCTGACCACGGCCAGTTCGTTCCATCACCCAATAGTGTTATCTATATTGATCATGGATCACCTAAGTATTGGCATTTGGTATTGTAATGATTGCCTAAGAATCTGTGATTTATGGAGTATGTCTACTTTGCCGTGCAttgctcaccatgagaaatggagCCGGTGTGATCATAGTTTAAAAACTGGACCGGTGAGACTATTGGTGCAGTTTTTACAATTGTATTATGAATCTCAGATGTGTTTGCATTACAGAGTGAGAGGTTACATACGGTGATGCATAGGATGCGATCCGATCCTCCAGGGCACTACCAGCACTAGCCTATATTGAGGGGTTACAACAGTACATCGTGACAGAATACAAAAGTGTGTTTAACAGCCCCCGCAGTCGGAACGAGGCTGGCGGCGACGTTTAGACTGAATCGAAAATCTTCAAACACACTTGTAGGCAGGCCCTTTGTGAAGATGTCAGCGAACTCACATGAAGAACCCGAGCTTCCCCAATAGTCACTTTGTCCCGAACAAAATGAAGATCGATCTCAACATGTTTTGTCCTTTGGTGTTGAACAGGATTGCTAGATATGTACATTGCACTGATGTTGTCACAATATACAATAGTGGCTCGGGATGGAGGGTGATGGAGTTCGCACAAGAGCTGCCGGAGCCAACATGATTCAGCAATACAATTTGCAACAGCCCGGTATTCAACCTCAGCGCTGGATCGGGACACTATGTGTTGTCGGCGAGAGGACCATGAAATCAGATTGTTCCCAAGGAACACACAAAAACCGGAGGTGGATTTCCGGGTATCAGGACAGCCCGCCCAATCGGCATCGGAGTATGCAACAAGGTCATGAGAAGAGGACCAATAAAGATGTAAACCAAAGTGTGAGGTCCCCTGTATGTAGCGCAGAATGCGCTTAACCAGCTGCATGTGAGACTCCCTGGGATCATGCATAAACAAGCAAATTTGCTGAACAACATAGGAGATGTCAGGGCGGGTGAGTGTGAGATACTGGAGTGCACCGGCTATACTCCTATAAAGAGTGGAATCACCAACACGTTTGCCATCATGTGCGGAGACTTTGGATTTTGTATCTATAGGTGTGGCGATAGGGTGGCAATTTAGCATCTTAGCTTGAACAAGAATTTCTAAGGCATATTGCTGTTGAGAAAGGAAAATGCCATCAGAGGTGCGATGGACATTAACACCAAGAAAATGATGTATATCACCTAGATCACTCATGGAAAACTCATGGTTAAGAGAAGAAATGATGTGTTGCAAGAGTGTGGTGGTGTTGGCAGTAAgtatgatgtcatcaacatataagAGCAAGTATGCCATAGAGGAGCCATGTCTAAGAATAAAAAGTGAGGAGTCACATTTAGATGCTGTAAAACCAATGGAGGTGACGAAGGTGGTGAACCGGTGAAACCATGTGCggggtgcttgtttgagaccatagagagatttGCGTAAATGGCACACATGAGAGGGATAGGTGGGGTCAAGAAAGCTAGAGGGTTGCTCACAATAAACTGTCTCCTAAAGATTTCCATGGAGAAAGGCATTCTTGACATCCATCTGATGAATGGGCCATGAGTGGGTGGTGGCAATGCTGAGGACCAGGCGAATAGTGGCTGGGTTCACAACTGGGCTGAAGGTCTCATTGTAATCCACACCATGCTGCTGAGTGAAGCCGCGTACCacccagcgcgccttgtagcgTGCCAGAGAGCCATCCGGATTAAATTTGTGGCGGAAGATCCATTTGCCAGTCACCACATTGACACCTGCAGGACGAGAAACCAAAGACCAAGTGTCATTCCGCATTAGGGCATTAAACTCATCAAGCATAGCATTGTGCCAGTTAGGGTCTTTTAGGCAGATTTATATGTGGCGGGGATAGGGAAAATGGTGGCGTGGGAGGTGACAAGGGAGAAATTCCGTTTTGGCATAAAATAGCCAGATTTACCTCTGGTGCACATTGTGTGTGGGTTGTGGGGTGGCTGTACCGGAATTGCTTTAGGCGGGAGAGGAAGGTGAGGTGGCGAGCAGGGAGTGGATGGAGGTGTGCTGCTGGTGGCCGACAGATCGGGGGAACCAGGTGTGGGCGCGGCAGGCGAGGCTGACTCTGGCGTGGCAGGGGAAGGTGGGCACGGTGCGGCAGGCGAGGCTGAGGCGGTCGGGGGCCATGAGGTGTTGGTGGGTGGGGATTGGCTGGTGGTGGGCCGCGCTGTCGCAGGAGTGCGGTGGCCAGGCGGGGGCGCGTGGGTGGTGGGCCTGGAGGGTTAGGTGGCAGTGGGAGGTTGGGCGTAGGTGGATGCGGCGGGCGTAGCGAGGCTGATCGGGTGGGGATCCCGGAGTGGATGCCAGCGTCAGTTCGAGGAAGATCAGCGTCAGGGGATGGATTTTCTGTGGCTGGGACTCTGCATACATCAGAAAAATAAGGAAAAATGGACTCATCAAATACAACGTGTCAGGACACAATAATTTTCCGTGATGACAAATCAAGACAACGAAAGCCTTTGTGTTCACGTGggtagccaaggaagacacagCGCGTAGGTGAGAGTTTGTGATCACTTGTGGCATAAAGATTGGGGTAACATAGGCATCCGAAAACTCGTAAGTGGTCATAGCTTGGTGGAACACCATAGAGGCGGTAGTGAGGGGTGCAATTTGCGATGGCTCGGGAGGGACGGAGATTGAGGAGGTGGGTGGCGGTATGCAGGGCTTCGACCCAAAAGGGAGGTGGCAGTCGGGCTTGGACAAGGAGGGTCCGAACTATGTCATTGGTTGTGCGTAATAATCTTTCAGCTTTGCCATTTTGGGGAGATGTGTGTGGGCATGAGAGGCGGAAGGACACACCAAGTTTGGAAAAGAAGTCTCGTAAGGTGGTGTTGAGAAATTCGCCGCCATTGTCACATTGCATACATTGGATGGTGACATGAAATTGAGTGTGCACAAACTGAAAGAAATGCTGAAGAGTTACACAAGTATCTGATTTATTTAGTAATGGAAAGCTCCATGAATAGTGAGTTAAATGATCTAATACAACCAAATAGTATTTGTAACCTGAAAAACTAAGAATGGGAGATGTCCACAAGTCACAATGGATGAGTTGGAAAGCTGCGGTGGTATGAGAGGTGGAGGTGGGGAAGGGGAGGCGAGGTTGGCGCCCTAACTGACACGCCTCACAAATGGGAGAGCTTCTTGGGACAGTATTATTACATTGAAGGAAATCTAATGGTAAAAGGGACAGGGAAGCTTTGCTAGGGTGGCCGAGCCGCCGATGCCAGAGATCGCTAGAGGAGGTGGTAAGGGCCGCCGATGATGTAAGGTCCTTGGAGCCGAAGAACGGGTAGAGGTCACCATCACTATTGGAGCGGTAGAGGAGGGTCTTGGTGGCTAGATCCTTCACGGAAAACCATAGGGatcaaattcaatagaaaattagaAACAAAGTTATCACGAGAGAATTTGCGCACCGATATGAGGTTTTTGACTATGTGAGGTGAGACTAGCACATCTTGTAAATGAAGTGGGAGAGAGGAAATTTGGACAGCGCCTATAGCGAAATTGGAAGTTTAGACCCATTACCAACGACAATGTACTGTGAGTTATGGCCTAAAGTGAAGTGAGAAGAGGTCAAGTTACCCGTCTTACCGGTGACGTGTGATGAGGCTCTGGAATCCATGATCCACTCCGGGTGTTGTGGCTGGTGTTGTCCATTGCTCATGGAGGTGTGGAGCATGGCCGCATAGTCGAAGGAGTGAGGCGGCGCAAAGGGCGACGGTGCGGTGTACGGTGGCGGGGGCAGCTGTGGTTGTCCAGGGTAGAGCACCGGGTATGCCTGCCAGTGATGCCCTGGCCGGGGTCCAAGGACGCCGGTGGCATTGGGAGCCGCCCAGGATGCCGACCATGGCGAGCGGGCGGGAAGGGCGCGCCACAGGCGCGAAATAGCCCACCCATGGTTCTTGGTGAGTGGATCCGCGGCCGCGCCCCCCGTAGTCAGTGCCACGGCCGGGCTGCGGCTGATGGCCGCCGTGTCCGCCAGGAAGACCGCGCCCACGGCAACGCCCGGCGTGCTGCGGGTGACCGCCTTGGCCACCACCGGGCCTGTACCTGGGGATGGGATTGTTGCCGCGGTAGTTGGGGCTGACGCCAGGAACGCGGGGCGCGACGTGGCCGCCAGAGTGACCGCCACTGCTGGATTGGCCGTGATCGCTGCCGTGGGCGGCGTAGAGGTGGGCGGGGGCGTTTTCGAGGGAGAGCTCCTCGAGCTGGATTCGGGAGCAGTAGTCGGTGAACGACGGGAGGTTGCCTTTCAGGATGACGGTCTGAAGTTTGTACTGGTCGCCTGGCCCTCGAGGAACTGGAGGGCGAGATCGCTGTCGTCGACGGGGCGCCCGATGGCGTCCAAGTCATCTGCAATGGAGTGCAGCTTGCTGGCGTACGTTGACACGGTCATGTCGCCTCGCGAAGTAGTGCGGAAAGCCT from Lolium rigidum isolate FL_2022 chromosome 4, APGP_CSIRO_Lrig_0.1, whole genome shotgun sequence encodes the following:
- the LOC124647853 gene encoding uncharacterized protein LOC124647853, yielding MESAVSTTDRQHVDCYRRKNTLMLATLMASATYAVGFNPPGGVWQDMAGHLPGDPIMRSTHYRRYLVFFYFNAAAFTLSLMVVVLTLILNARLKKSGRRFDLPLQLLMGTAALAFIAAYGTGACWDKFRVVVFFVFLAILVLNVMLQSLMFGLWGDDEEDEIEKNLGKLMAPLSMFALTISYMGGLSTPGGFWDSAEGGHRPGDAILRSKLLHLFFYFNTGQFASSLFGVFLLMCSGLQVRFVASFMKMSLLYLMVAYTVGSSRGRHTSITMICSLFAAVGGYVILYVAIRGRFSGLFEKLGGRFSCLFEKAQGNEGTGSTSTNDGTAGSRDDLKAVAERQRRRASSLVQLLAGLAVSVTYQAGMYPPGGVWQDGHKAGDPILLTTNPTRYKAFFYCNSVAFVASLLAILLGQKSYLSEHHALQATMILDLLSLVVAYAIGSCRDQISSMYAVGIAGAAVVYVVVHVQYFTLGLGSADKDDDDAATSAMVDKGGRFILFAILVASITYQAGLTPPGGFLLQDDQCGHRVGDPVLLCNNPLRYKVFFYCNSVSFMMSTVLLLLLVNPNMYRPAIRSHALSLCSGVSFVCLVGAFAAGSTQHLKTSISIVVLAAATFLLCLPILLTVYCCLPSRTGRLVTDNALKTAGKPGDNKPVYLMTLAILVGSAAYQAGLDPPGGSWQSTGDGHDAGHPAMHDNRRNRYLAFLYGNATSFVASIYLIELLLFSRSFPNCIWLKKAIEPTVVAQYVGFLVAYAAGSSRHWKTSAHIGTLVAAVLAYVTAHVVLSDCRRKSRRKSSENSLQRCAQG